AATTCCTGTCCtacgcaatttatttttatctattttttatttcgatagccaaaaatatttttggcatAATTTGAATCTGAGACACTTGATTTACCTTTTAAGATAAAAGTGAGCAATTTCTTTATGTTTGTTCCTGAAGTACAAATCGATCCATTTGTTTctgaataatttcttttaaaatggTTTCTACTTTCCTAGTCAATGTCTTAATAGAAGATCAGGggcaattatatttatacccctCATATATCgttttttttacacaaatcatccctgtcttttcaaatattacaGAAACAACCTTTGGACgacttttaaaattcaaaaatgcCTTTGTTGACTAGGtcaaaactttaaattattttttcaatgacAAAGAGCTCTTAGGGCGTTTTTGAAATTACCAAAAGGTAGAGAGTGTTAAAGTAATCCCCCTATACATTATTTTGATACCCCTTctaccttttgataattataaatatatatcctgctgatatttttatcattgaaaaaataaattaaagtttgacCTGATCAACAAGGGCAATTTTGGGGTTTAAAGGCTGTTagggataatttttataattgttcaaAAGGTAGGgatggtttgtgtaaaagagCAATAGTGAGGgggtttaaatataattattttttataaatttcaatcttCAACAAACAAtcgaataaatttattaatgtcAAATATGTATAACTAACTGATAACTACTATTATagttgacaaaaaattataactaaagtAGACAGGAAAAGAGCATTTTTCGTTTCGTAACATAGGGTCATTTCACTTTGGTCCCATCGATTAcgtgattattatttttggtcgcgtattttttaaaaagtagtacttttggtctcatGATATATTTACGTTTTAACGAAAAAAACCACGTGGTCGTTAAATGcataggaccaaaagtgctatCTTTTGAAAGTTATGGGATCGATCGTAATGTATGAGACCAAAAGAAAGAACGCCCTAATGGCTGctgctatttttttgttaaaaatatctaacaaaaaaagtgtcatgaaatcaaaagtattattttctcaaaggagatcaatatttatatatttgatgggaTCGAATCTTTGACTTTTTAATCATTGGACCTTAACCCcgctaattaaattaaacctCATTAACAAttcaatgtaatattatagtctttttatttacttatttattttttcccacAAATATTATAgtctttttatttacttatttattttttctcaatgtgTGGGGTTTGAATTGGTATGAATTAGATTGTTGGACCCTTTATCATCgaaaaattgttgattttgcAGAGGGTACTACAGATGCACAAATAGGCACAGCCAGGGCTGTATGGCAACAAAACAGGTCCAAAGATCCGATGATGACCCGACCATTTTCGAAATCACATACAAAAGAAAGCACACGTGCAACCCACGTCCAAATTCAAGTAATACCATCAACCCATGCACAGCATCCATGCCCGACCCGAACCCACTTTCCCTATCCGAGAACCCGCACCAATTAGGAGCCCGGTCCGAACAAAACCAGCAACGTCAACCAGGTCCAGAACCACTCTTCAAGATCCAAACAAGTCTTAGAGTTATAACCCATGATTTAGGCACCGAGGAAAACCCACCGTTGGATCCATTTAACTTCCCTTCATCATCAACCATTAACCCCGACAATGTTATAGGAAATTATTCGCCTAATCTGTTGTCCCCTGCAGCATCCGGGTCGGATTATTACCCGATTTCGATGAATGTCACCAACGATAATTATACAGAATTAATTCCCAATTTCCACACGTCAGAGTCTGAACTCAGCCCAATTGTTGCAGCTGTGACTTCTGCCACCAACTCCCCTACCGTTGGTGCAAACTTCCCATTCGGGTCATCAGAATTCGACCCGAATTTTAGCTTTGGGAATCCGGGATATTATCCTTAAATAttaaactctttttttcttttaaaaggaaaggaaaagatATTGAATAAAGCTTAGACAAGCAGGTCGGTATTTAGCAAGAATTTTGTTCTCGTAAGACATGAGTtggaaatttaatttgtttgtacaattttgatatttgcGTTAATTAAGGTTAATTAGTTTGGTTAGTTTCTTGCAGGTGATAGTTAGTGGACTGTAAGAAAGAGTAGAAATTAAGCTTTGTACCTCGTTGGCCATGGATTTACAACATCTTAATTCCTGTGTCGAATAgtaagaattttgaatttcatatttttcttattatcgagaaaaatttcaatttagtaatataaataAGGGGATAATAATCTTAATAGTGGACGAATCcattttgatgattttgtcctgtaattttaaaaaaattcacgcgttaatgacaaaaataattgaaaaaatgcaCCAATTAAAATGGTAACGTGCGTGTCATTAtacttttctaattatttgagcaaattctgataatttttgtccttaatacatgaattcttttaaaattataggataaaaTCTAGCATATTGAGTTTTCCACAATTTTTTTGACCTTAAGAAAAAGAGCCCTtattagaaacaaaaacattCATGTAGGATTGCTAAAGAGCTGAATATGAAAAGGTTCACAGCAAGCACAAAAGTCACGTCAAAACACAAAGCAGCCATGTCTGATTAATTAATCTACGACTACATCCTTACTACATGTTAACACTAATTAAACAGCAGTGGTGGTTAATAGTTACTTTCCCACATTTGCTTTATTGTCGCATTTTCCAAGAACAATCGCGCTTCTACGTGTTAGCAGAATGTCTGCTGAATCTGGTGAGCCAATTCTTCCGCACTCAGCTGGCACTCTATTCCAATCTATCAAAACAAGCCAAGAAAAGGGTCCCATCTAATTAACTTCAAACAGCATTAAAGTAAACAAAATTTCGGTTGTGTTACAAGGATCgaaaattctaactcaaatcaattttagaattaattaaataataaatgtaatatatttatatataattagtatacaattaaaaaaataaattaattatatgacatgataagtataatgtaattattatatgactaatttgattcaactaacatgataagtataatgtaattattatatgactAATTTGATTCAACTATTAACCATAATTTTCATACAAGAAGTCAAACAATAGTAGTACTTGCGGTAAAAACATGTGCGGTAAAAGGTTGTTTTCAAGAAATGTACATGTCAATGGCAGACGACCCAGTCAGTGAAATTCACAGTACATTATCGTTTCTTTTGAAAACGGGTTTTAATGATCAAAGCGACTTTGGGTGTATCATGTCGTGTTCTATCTTTGGCCCAGAATTTTCGTACTATTTCGAGCTTGTCAATTAGACCATCTCGGGGAAAACTATGTACTTGTCTTCACTCAGAAGaaatttttaagagaaaaacATGAATATATGCAGTTGTTCATGATCTGCTTGGATTTTTATGGAATCTTGTACTGTTTGACAGATCCAAGACATCAGCTATTGTCTCTGTGTGTGCTTGTGTGGGGTGGGGGGCGTTTGTATGCAGGTGTAAGTAAGAAAGATGAACTTAAACTGCATGCAATATTGCATAATTTGTACCTTAATTGTGAAAGAATTCAGCATCCTTTCATCAACGGTGTTGATGTTAACTTGGAGGATTTCGAGGGCACGTTCTTCCAGGGCAGAGATTATCTTGACAACTTGGCCGGGAATGCGATGGGAAACTGTCTTAAGCAGTAGGTTCGGGCCCGAGAACTTCACTTCAACTTCAGCTGCAGCTGATTTCGAGCTCGCCACGAGCTCATTAATGCTGTCAATAACATTGGAAGAAGTGGAAGAATTGCAAGGAGAAAGCTCGACCGGGCTTGAAAGAGATGGAGAATTGAGGTAGCCTGAAGTCTGCAGATTGTGCAGCCTAGGCTTGTAGGGGCTGCTAGGTTGGGGGGTTCTCGGGCTCACGGGCAAGCTCAATCTTGGGCTCAATGGTGGCTTCCGTGGGCTGAGGGGTGAGGGATGTGGCGAACGTCTCGGGCTTGAGAGGATCCTAGGGCTTAAAACATCGGTGTAGGCTTTTCGTTGCTTCTTGGCTTCGAGGGATTGTAGAAGTTGTTGTAACTCATTGATGTAATTGACTACTCCACCAATTATTGATGCTTGGTCACCCTAAGAAACAAGAGTACACATTACAAGATCGACATTGATATTACATGTCATATGAAAATCGGAATGTACAACCTCTAGTAACCAATTTACGACAAACCAAAGACATTATAACTATGTAAGACAAGAATATCTGAATTTGTTTTAGGTATACATCTGTAGGCCATGAGATTCAAGATAGACATCATGTCACATGAATCATTTACCAAAAGTACCACGAAATTTAGGACGATATAACGGTCTCATCCCAGATACGAGCAGCAATAAGCTAGAACACATTTTGCACCTACTATTTGTGCTACAAATGTCAAGATAAGTACAGGAAATTAACCTACTTCAACTTAAGCAGCAGCAAAAGCTAAAGCTGACGAGGACATACTCTTTTGACATAAAAGCAAGGCATCAACGAGCGAAGCACCGAGAGATGCTCGTTCATCTGCTTCCTCCGGTTCCTCTCCACCGTTATGTGAGAACTTCTCTGCTGCCCTTCATCCGAATTAGAAGCAGAAGCTGTTGCAGCATTCAGCTTCTGTCTCTTACTTTTTGGTGAAGCAGCTTCGAGCTCGGTCTCAGACTCTTGGAAAGCAGTATTGTAATAAGCTGATTTTTGGAACTCAAAGCTTTCATTTGATTCTTCTCCATCTTTTGATGAGGCTGCAGTTAGACCGGTTGCTGAGTTATCTCCCAGCGGGGTTGCTACCAGCTTACTATAATCAGAAGCTCCTTCAAAAGCTTCAAGAATACTAAAAATATCATCTGCACTGGAGAAATTAGTAGCATGATCACAGAAGTCAGATTCCTCGAAAAATTCAGACAAATTCTCACCATCCATTTTCGAACAAGAGTCAAAAAACACAACTTTAATGCTGCAAGAAGAGATTCAAGAAACGTCGACTGATTAacgaagaaagaaaaaaggtgtGTTTGGCTTGTCTGGATATACCAAGAAGACAAAGCCAAAAAACAGTAGTAGAAGCTAGAAGGGCCCAAGAAATTGTTATATGAGCTGATTTGAAAGGGACCAAACTATCACCATCAATACTCTTTCAGAATTCAGATGGGGTTGTGGGCTTATAACTTTTTGGTTGTAGATATGGATGATTTTTAGAGACTTATAGAGTTGGATTTTGAGGGGGTGAGTGGGGTTGGGAAATATCACATGGAAATGTGAGAAGAGAGTGACATTGGAGTGGAAAAGGCTATGGGCAGATGAAAAGAGTGGGGATCCTTAGAGGGTTTTGTTCCTCAAGAGGAGAGACAGTGTGGTTTGTGGCATAGAGTAATGGCTATACCTATATAAATGACTTGTGTACCTTCTCAATTCTTGATAATGACGTATGTAATGGGAATTTAACTTTACCAATCAGAAAGgattctaataattaattgggaTAAATTTAGGGTTGGTAATTTTTTGTCggcaaaattacattttttattctataactATAGGCTGGTAGCACTTTTGGTTATATAACTActtctattaatatatttagtcattctttcaacaaatttagctTTGagcattttatattttgttatttttatggCAAATTTGGTCCTACGTTGACAATGTTGGTgataaataatgatatttgCTCCAGTGGgaagaaaactaaaattgttaACACGTGactaaatttttcaaaaaatgaacaaatgtGAGATGTTGTGTTCTAAATTCATTAAGAAATGACGACCAAATGTGTAATAGAGTACGTTacatgacaaaaaatactagtgtcttataattacaagaccaaaattgtaattctgCTATTCTTATTTTACTTCAACTATACATGATTATTTCGACATTGAGTAGTGTTTCGTTTAGTATCTAGATGTTACatacatacaatatttatgttTCGTTacttaagtataaaaatatttatccatAGACGTAGGTTATCACGATGTGTAATAAGTGCATATTACGTAAAATACGagatgtaatattattttacaatgaAAGCTATATATAACTAAGCTGTTTTCCTTGCTTCTTGATGAGTTTGTATTGTGCAAGGATGAATGAGTTACAGTTAGTATGAGTAGTAGACATTGAATATGGGTACAAAAGGAAGTATTTGTTGAATCTTCAGTGTTATTCCTGCATTCCCTTACCCATTTTTAATTAGGCCCTAAATGCGGAACTGTCGATATATGTAGTTATTCCGGCATGCAGCGCTCATGTAATTATTAAGATCATATCAACTGTAAAGTGCTATCTTTCACAGTTGGTGATGAATGCttcaaatgaattaaataagctagccaatatttatatattaaaaactgGTGGCAGCTTCAATGAATTAAATAAGACAATTGATTTTTGGTTGATGGATTCGAACGatttgaaaaatgtatttcaaaTACTCTGACGTTGAGAATTTCGAAATCCATCACactatttaacaaaattatataattcaagtTTAGAGTTTTAAgtattttgaaattctttgaatcttaaattatccaaacaaattcagAGGATTCATTAATTACTGTGAATCTGAAATACTTGACTTCAAgtaattaaatcaatacaaACGCAGTATTGGTTAACTGTAATTAatcaattcattgaaattcAAGATTTGAACATGCATGCATACGTCCCGTTAtcaattgtaataatttgCAGACTGGCACTTGGTCTGCCTTCATCTCTAACATGCGTATATATACAAGCAAACAACAAGAAACTTAGAGCATTAACAGTCCACTGAAAAACAACATTAATCCTATGAGACCATGGTAAAGTGACTGCCAGTGTACTGGTCTAACGTACGTACAAGTAAAGCTTGAAACATGAATCTATTACAGCAGTAacttaaattcatcaaaaacgACAAAGTagtacattaaaaaatatatacccatgtatatatatgcatgtatgcATGTGTATGTGAGGGTGGAGAGTAAATTAAGGGcgatggtgatgatgatggggCAGGAAGCAATATGCGCAAGTTGTGTGTGTGAGGAAGGGGAGGTTGGAGAAGATAGCTAGGCTTTGAATGAGCAGACACGGCATGTCCGTGCCAACCCCGATCTTACATTGTTTTTCGAATTCATTTCACGTATCaatttcatgatttattttacatttactCTCTTTCACAGTACGATTCtgcataattattacatatggactctgtgtgtgtatgtgtgtgtgtgagagagagagagagagtctcTTGCAGTAATTAATATAGGTAACAAGAGCAACTGGTGCTGGTGCTGCATGGGAGTGCGTTCTGAACGAAGAAAATGACGTCAACctgtttgtgtatttttatcCAACACATTTTCTAATTGGCAATTTCTCGAGCTTTCTTTCTACCTTGGAATATATATCCTTTTTCTTATtaccttttctctttctttaatGTCATCTCAAGCTGGTTTATGTTTAAGGTACACAGTAATTCTTAAGTATGCAAAGATTTGAATACTTTGCCAGCGCAGAGTGGCCATTAGTTTAAGGCAAATTCTGACAGGAAACGGACACTTCGAAAATGCCATTTATGAGGATGAATGATCCCCTGTTTTCTATGACATCATCATATCCCTTTTGGAACTTAAATTAAGTACTTTAATTACATGCTATATAGGAAAGTTTTTATTCATATCTTTGATCCAACTGTATACTAATTATACGATAAGTGTATTGTACtcgtcatataattaatttaaatttaatcgaaTCGAGTTGGATTAGAATTTCCCCAGCTATATATGGGCCAGCCCAAGCCAATTTTGAAACCCAAACTATGGTAGGGAAACATTGGTTGATGGTGCATGGCTTGACCCATTATGGACGGACATGTGGACCTTAGAGGTAGGATGGGGCATCATTAGGGGGGATTCTTAGCATCGTGTGAGTACTTTTGCTATTATCTCGATAGCCTGAGACTAATCAAGTGCATCAGGCATTGTAGAAAATGGTGGACGAATATCGATGGTGCTCAATGTCAATGTACGAGACGGTCAGGTGTTGTGCACATGGATAAAGCCCGATAGGATGTTAGATGGTTTGTGTAGGACGGCCTAATGGTGTGTACACTATCGATAGGTTTTAGCAGGCAAAGGCCAAGGCTTGGTGAACAACTGCAGGCTTAGGCAAGAGACAACTCAAGTAGGCATGTGCGGGGTATGTGTAGGTAGTTTTGTTTACCCCAAGACAactatatattacataatagaGGGTAACTGCTGATTATTCCAAAAAAGTTGAGAAATTTTTAGTTGGTTTCTTAACAATTTTCCCACCTGTTGGGGATGCCAACTGCAGCACGTTGTCTCTTATACAAATCTTCCTAAACTTATACATTCTGGGAGAGTTGGTAAAGAAAATTGTAGGCAAGCATACTTCTTTGAATTGAAATAGAGGAATAAAAGCAAATTAAGTTGTGCGTTTTGCGAGTAAATTCGTATTGCCTTTTATGACAATTGCTTATGTTTTGACATATTGCATAAAATTGTGGAATAAACCTCACTAGAACACGAATTCTATACacttatatacatatgtgtggGAAAAGGGGAGTGGCCTGCCGGAACCAAGTCTCAATAACGGTTCTTTCAATCAGATATTGCAATACTCGTAAGACATATTAATTGGTATGCGTGGGACAAAGTTGGAAACGAAGGGGGTTAGTAAATGTGGAGGGACCTCTACCCTCTGCTTTCCCAACTCCTCATTCATTTCACACCATTTATTAAAGAGAGTCCCAAGAAATGTATGATGCATTGTCTTGCATTATTAATACATCACTGCTAAATAATGACTCTTCTCTTCCACCAATCCCTCGCCTCCTATCAGTTGCACCGTTAGCAGCTCGATTCCCGGCCTCTGCCATACCTCCACAGTCCCCCCCCCCAACCGGCCCCACTTGTTTCCTCGTTGATGTCAAATAATGtgaattaataatcaaatttattattttatgaataagtttgaaatcaCGAGTTCATCAGATTTATTACTCTatgaataagtttgaaattatgagtttaatGTTACTAGCACTTTTATCACtcttaattctttatttatagcaGCCATCATATTACATTACATACGCATGCAAATACATGCATATTCCGACATTTTTAcacactcatatatatatacataattgaggagagagaaatgaaATGAGAACTGAAATTTAAATGCATGAATATTCAAGAATGAGAGACAATTACGAAATTGCAGGCTACCTTAAATGCGTGGTTAATTGATGTATCTACCAGAGGCAGAGGCAGAGGCACGGCAGCGTTAAAAGCAGAAACGCGAGTTTGGTAGGCGGAGGCCCCCTTTGAAAACAACACATGGAAACCACACAACTCTCTCTTTTATGCAACAAACCACATCatcacccacacacacacatatatatatgtacctaCTTTGTTTTTGGCTGTTTGCAGCATAATAATCTGGACAACGTCGCCTgttttcttctgcttggcGGGATTCGCTTTGTTTCTTCATCTTTAATTTTGTCGACTGAGACAGACAGTGACACCGTACAAATCTTTCTTACTTTTGTTGGTAATAAGGT
This region of Sesamum indicum cultivar Zhongzhi No. 13 linkage group LG4, S_indicum_v1.0, whole genome shotgun sequence genomic DNA includes:
- the LOC105160384 gene encoding transcription factor SPEECHLESS-like; the protein is MDGENLSEFFEESDFCDHATNFSSADDIFSILEAFEGASDYSKLVATPLGDNSATGLTAASSKDGEESNESFEFQKSAYYNTAFQESETELEAASPKSKRQKLNAATASASNSDEGQQRSSHITVERNRRKQMNEHLSVLRSLMPCFYVKRGDQASIIGGVVNYINELQQLLQSLEAKKQRKAYTDVLSPRILSSPRRSPHPSPLSPRKPPLSPRLSLPVSPRTPQPSSPYKPRLHNLQTSGYLNSPSLSSPVELSPCNSSTSSNVIDSINELVASSKSAAAEVEVKFSGPNLLLKTVSHRIPGQVVKIISALEERALEILQVNINTVDERMLNSFTIKIGIECQLSAEELAHQIQQTFC
- the LOC105160383 gene encoding probable WRKY transcription factor 30, giving the protein MEGSPADLVKELSRGRELAEQLQIHLNNVHSSSHEARDFLLHRILNSYDQALSMLKFSRPGGSEGPALTVSDSPGSPHSDDSDQASRKRKAAEKWTEKVKVWEGIGIEGQLDDGYGWRKYGQKDILGAKHPRGYYRCTNRHSQGCMATKQVQRSDDDPTIFEITYKRKHTCNPRPNSSNTINPCTASMPDPNPLSLSENPHQLGARSEQNQQRQPGPEPLFKIQTSLRVITHDLGTEENPPLDPFNFPSSSTINPDNVIGNYSPNLLSPAASGSDYYPISMNVTNDNYTELIPNFHTSESELSPIVAAVTSATNSPTVGANFPFGSSEFDPNFSFGNPGYYP